A single region of the Silene latifolia isolate original U9 population chromosome 8, ASM4854445v1, whole genome shotgun sequence genome encodes:
- the LOC141597360 gene encoding uncharacterized protein LOC141597360 — protein sequence MEKKRVTVPLVCHGHSRPVVDLFYSPITPDGFFLISASKDSSPMLRNGETGDWVGTFQGHKGAVWSCCLDRNALIAATASADFSAKVWDAITGDVKHSFDHKHIVRSCAFSEDTNLLLTGGMEKILRIYDMNRPDALPRELDKSPGSVRTVAWLHSDQTILSSCSDMGGVRLWDVRSGQITRTLETKDSVTNAEVSQDGRYITTCDGTSVKFWDANNFGLIKSYEMDYTVVSASLEPKYGNKFVAGGEDMWVRVFDFNTGDEIACNKGHHGPVHCVRFSPGGESYASGSEDGTIRIWQAGLSTIEDNEVAITTPPSGMVKAQVEQVLPKMENCQIADEGKVKEEKPNGKEK from the exons ATGGAGAAGAAAAGAGTTACAGTGCCATTAGTATGTCATGGGCATTCTCGTCCAGTAGTTGATCTTTTTTACAGTCCAATTACACCTGATGGGTTCTTCCTCATTAGTGCTAGCAAGG ATTCTAGTCCGATGCTTAGAAATGGGGAAACTGGAGATTGGGTTGGAACTTTCCAGGGCCATAAAGGTGCAGTATGGAGTTGTTGCTTAGACAGAAATGCTTTGATTGCAGCAACAGCATCTGCAGATTTCTCTGC GAAAGTATGGGATGCCATAACTGGAGATGTGAAGCATTCATTTGACCACAAACACATTGTTCGGTCGTGTGCTTTCTCAGAG GACACCAACCTTCTTTTAACTGGTGGGATGGAGAAAATACTGCGCATCTATGATATGAATCGTCCAGATGCCCTTCCCAGAGAACTTGATAAGTCTCCTGGTTCAGTGAGAACAGTGGCATGGCTTCATAGTGACCAGACTATATTGAGTTCTTGCTCTGACATGGGTGGAGTTAG GTTATGGGATGTGAGAAGTGGCCAGATAACCCGAACTCTTGAGACCAAGGACTCTGTCACTAATGCTGAAGTTAGCCAAGATGGCCGCTATATCACAACCTGTGATGGAACTAGTGTCAAGTTTTGGGATGCCAATAA TTTTGGATTGATTAAGAGTTATGAAATGGACTACACTGTGGTATCAGCATCACTAGAGCCAAAATACGGTAACAAATTTGTTGCTGGAGGAGAAGACATGTGGGTCCGAGTCTTTGATTTCAATACCGGTGATGAGATAG CGTGCAACAAGGGTCATCATGGTCCAGTACACTGTGTACGTTTCTCTCCCGGGGGCGAGTCATATGCCTCAGGATCCGAGGATGGCACCATCAGAATTTGGCAAGCGGGTCTCTCAACAATCGAAGATAATGAAGTCGCCATAACTACTCCACCTAGTGGCATGGTTAAAGCTCAGGTAGAACAAGTTTTGCCGAAGATGGAAAACTGCCAAATTGCCGATGAGGGGAAGGTCAAGGAAGAAAAACCAAATGGTAAAGAAAAATAA
- the LOC141597359 gene encoding 3-ketoacyl-CoA synthase 11: protein MADEKPTTPLMAHTSSSSSRTKLPDFKQSVRLKYVKLGYHYLIKHGMYLFLSPVVAILAAQLSTFSFEDISLLWEHLQYNLISVIICSTLIVFLSTLYFMTRPHHVYLVDFACYKPNESLKFSRPYFMEKSEKWGEFSDQILAFQRKILERSGLGEDTYLPEALHNSPPNPTMASARKEAEDVMFGAIDELLAKTNVKPKDIGILVVNCSLFNPTPSLSAMIVNHYKLRGNIVSYNLGGMGCSAGVLSIDLAKQLLQVHPNSYALVLSTENITLNWYLGNERSMLLPNCLFRMGGAAILLSNKQSDRSRSKYKLVHTVRTHKGSDDKCFSCVYQQEDPTGTIGVSLSKELMAVAGDALKTNITTLGPLVLPMSEQLLFLGTLVGKKLFKMKIKPYIPDFKLAFEHFCIHAGGRAVLDELEKNLQLSEWHMEPSRMTLYRFGNTSSSSLWYELAYSEAKGRMKKGDRVWQIAFGSGFKCNSAVWQALRTVNPANEKNPWMDEIQNFPVNVPLTSPF, encoded by the coding sequence ATGGCCGATGAGAAACCCACTACACCCTTGATGGCACATACATCGTCGTCTTCATCAAGAACTAAGCTGCCTGATTTCAAGCAATCTGTGAGGCTAAAGTATGTTAAGCTTGGTTACCATTACCTTATAAAACATGGGATGTACCTTTTCCTCTCTCCTGTTGTTGCTATATTAGCTGCTCAACTCTCCACATTTTCGTTTGAAGACATTTCTTTACTGTGGGAGCATCTCCAGTATAACCTCATTTCTGTTATTATATGCTCAACTCTAATCGTGTTCTTGTCCACTCTATACTTTATGACCCGTCCTCACCATGTTTACCTCGTCGACTTTGCATGCTACAAACCAAATGAGTCGCTGAAGTTCTCTAGACCTTACTTCATGGAGAAATCTGAGAAGTGGGGTGAGTTTTCTGACCAAATCCTCGCATTTCAGAGGAAAATCCTGGAGAGGTCTGGCCTTGGGGAGGATACTTATCTTCCCGAGGCTTTACATAATTCACCTCCAAATCCGACAATGGCTTCTGCTAGGAAAGAAGCAGAAGACGTAATGTTTGGTGCCATTGATGAGCTCTTGGCCAAGACTAATGTGAAACCCAAGGACATTGGCATTTTGGTTGTCAACTGTAGCTTGTTTAACCCTACCCCTTCTCTCTCTGCCATGATTGTGAACCATTACAAGCTCCGAGGGAACATTGTGAGTTACAATTTGGGAGGCATGGGATGTAGTGCTGGTGTTCTTTCCATTGATCTTGCTAAGCAACTCCTCCAAGTCCATCCGAATTCCTACGCTTTGGTTTTAAGTACCGAAAACATTACTTTGAATTGGTATCTTGGTAACGAACGTTCAATGCTTCTACCAAATTGCTTGTTTAGAATGGGTGGCGCTGCCATCCTCTTATCTAACAAACAATCTGACAGAAGTCGGTCCAAGTACAAGTTGGTCCACACCGTTCGGACCCACAAGGGATCGGATGACAAGTGCTTCTCTTGTGTTTACCAGCAGGAGGACCCCACTGGGACAATTGGTGTCTCTCTCTCTAAAGAATTGATGGCGGTTGCTGGTGATGCCTTAAAGACCAACATCACTACATTAGGGCCTCTCGTTCTTCCAATGTCTGAGCAATTGCTCTTCTTAGGTACACTTGTAGGTAAGAAGCTCTTCAAGATGAAAATCAAGCCATATATTCCGGACTTCAAGTTGGCTTTCGAACATTTTTGCATCCATGCTGGCGGAAGAGCTGTACTTGATGAGCTGGAAAAGAACTTACAGCTCAGCGAATGGCACATGGAGCCATCGAGGATGACCCTCTACCGATTTGGAAACACTTCAAGTAGCTCGCTTTGGTATGAACTGGCGTACTCAGAAGCCAAAGGAAGGATGAAGAAGGGAGATCGGGTGTGGCAGATTGCATTTGGGTCCGGGTTTAAGTGCAATAGCGCGGTTTGGCAGGCTTTAAGAACTGTAAACCCTGCTAATGAGAAGAATCCATGGATGGACGAGATCCAAAACTTTCCTGTTAATGTTCCGTTAACCTCTCCATTTTGA
- the LOC141595764 gene encoding zinc finger BED domain-containing protein RICESLEEPER 2-like, with amino-acid sequence MLSAMIPYKEPLTTFWNRSFPDNLLLEEDWTKISLYIDLLGAFNFATLSFSHVYKPTAPNFVGNVIPIAQLFNNYRQNAMFSGFLPKMEQKWLKYWSYIPIVYVFCMILDPRWKLEETIQLVGVYRCLLCLPFDEAQYRERISSQFFTVYNHYESVINNFTRVSSHTTSSAGTSGGAIQVASLTALKGLMSRVRPSRQQSTPTSNLAEYQMYTTYDYMRGMTEEESNNLDLLQWWRNQRRSLPVMSAIARDFLSIQVSSVASESCFSGAKRVLDEKRSRLRSDTLKMLVCYKDWMDAENRQQDFVDHEHELD; translated from the coding sequence ATGTTGAGTGCTATGATTCCCTATAAAGAACCTCTTACTACTTTTTGGAACCGATCCTTTCCCGATAACTTGTTATTAGAGGAGGATTGGACGAAAATTTCATTGTATATTGATTTATTAGGTGCTTTTAACTTTGCAACTCTCTCTTTTTCACATGTTTATAAACCTACCGCTCCTAATTTCGTTGGTAATGTTATTCCTATTGCGCAACTTTTTAACAATTATCGTCAAAATGCTATGTTTAGCGGGTTTCTTCCAAAAATGGAGCAAAAGTGGCTCAAGTATTGGTCATATATTCCCATTGTTTACGTTTTTTGTATGATTTTAGATCCTAGGTGGAAATTAGAGGAAACTATACAATTAGTTGGTGTTTATAGGTGTCTATTATGTTTACCTTTTGACGAAGCTCAATATAGAGAAAGAATTAGTTCGCAATTTTTTACTGTATATAACCATTACGAGTCTGTTATTAACAACTTCACTCGTGTTTCTTCTCATACTACTTCTAGTGCAGGTACTAGTGGTGGTGCTATTCAAGTAGCGAGCTTGACCGCTCTTAAAGGTTTGATGAGTCGAGTAAGGCCGAGTCGACAACAATCTACTCCAACATCCAACTTGGCCGAGTATCAAATGTACACTACCTACGATTATATGCGAGGTATGACCGAAGAAGAGTCCAACAACCTTGACCTTTTGCAATGGTGGCGAAATCAAAGGAGGTCGCTTCCGGTGATGTCGGCAATAGCAAGGGACTTCTTAAGCATTCAAGTGTCTTCCGTTGCATCCGAAAGTTGCTTTAGTGGAGCAAAAAGGGTATTGGATGAAAAACGATCTCGTCTAAGATCCGATACACTTAAAATGTTAGTGTGCTATAAGGATTGGATGGATGCCGAAAATCGACAACAAGACTTTGTCGATCATGAGCACGAGCTTGATTAA
- the LOC141597362 gene encoding 26S proteasome regulatory subunit 8 homolog A — protein MAMAEVEKKVVKQGEGLRQYYVQRIHERQLEARTKTFNLQRLEAQRNELNSRVRALKEELQLLQEPGSYVGEVVKVMGKSKVLVKVHPEGKYVVDIDKNIDITKLTPSTRVALRNDSYVLHLILPSKVDPLVNLMKVEKVPDSTYDMIGGLDQQIKEIKEVIELPIKHPELFESLGIAQPKGVLLYGPPGTGKTLLARAVAHHTDCTFIRVSGSELVQKYIGEGSRMVRELFVMAREHAPSIIFMDEIDSIGSARMESGSGNGDSEVQRTMLELLNQLDGFEASNKIKVLMATNRIDILDPALLRPGRIDRKIEFPNPNEDSRADILKIHSRKMNLMRGIDLKKIAEKMNGASGAELKAVCTEAGMFALRERRIHVTQEDFEMAVAKVMKKDTDKNMSLRKLWK, from the exons ATGGCGATGGCGGAAGTAGAGAAGAAGGTTGTGAAGCAAGGCGAAGGTTTAAGACAGTATTACGTTCAACGTATCCATGAACGTCAGCTTGAGGCTCGTACTAAAACTTTCAATCTTCAGCGTCTTGAAGCTCAGCGTAACGAACTTAATTCCAGAG TGAGAGCACTCAAGGAGGAGTTACAACTGCTACAAGAACCTGGTTCATATGTTGGTGAAGTCGTTAAAGTAATGGGAAAATCGAAGGTTCTTGTCAAA GTTCATCCAGAGGGCAAATATGTCGTTGATATTGATAAGAATATTGACATCACTAAACTCACACCATCCACAAGAGTTGCATTACGAAATGACAGCTACGTCCTCCATCTAATTTTGCCGAGTAAAGTAGACCCCTTGGTCAACCTTATGAAAGTCGAGAAAGTTCCCGATTCTACATATGATATGATCGGTGGTCTTGACCAGCAAATCAAAGAGATAAAGGAG GTCATCGAGCTGCCGATAAAACACCCTGAGTTGTTTGAGAGTCTTGGGATTGCTCAACCTAAG GGTGTTCTCCTTTATGGTCCTCCAGGAACAGGAAAGACCCTGCTGGCGAGGGCTGTTGCTCACCATACTGATTGTACCTTTATTAGGGTATCTGGTTCTGAACTTGTTCAGAAATACATTGGGGAAGGTTCTCGGATGGTCAGGGAACTTTTTGTTATGGCCAG GGAACATGCTCCATCAATTATTTTTATGGATGAGATTGACAGCATAGGGTCCGCTAGAATGGAGTCCGGTTCTGGCAATGGTGACAGTGAAGTTCAGCGAACAATGCTTGAACTTCTTAACCAACTTGATGGATTCGAAGCTTCAAATAAGATCAAG GTCTTGATGGCCACAAATCGAATTGACATTCTGGATCCAGCTCTTCTTAGGCCCGGAAGAATTGATAGGAAGATCGAATTCCCAAATCCCAACGAAGAT TCGCGTGCTGACATTTTGAAAATCCATTCAAGAAAAATGAACCTAATGCGTGGAATTGATCTTAAAAAGATTGCCGAGAAAATGAATGGTGCCTCTGGTGCAGAGCTGAAG GCGGTGTGCACAGAAGCGGGTATGTTTGCTCTAAGAGAAAGGAGAATCCATGTGACCCAAGAGGACTTTGAGATGGCAGTGGCTAAGGTCATGAAGAAGGATACCGACAAAAACATGTCCCTGCGCAAGCTGTGGAAGTAG